In Candidatus Limnocylindrales bacterium, a single window of DNA contains:
- a CDS encoding alpha/beta hydrolase codes for MPYINIKDNKIRYIVVENTHKVGHGEKIFFLHGLGGNIYNWAYQIKYFSESYQVIALELPGHGRSPGKGATAISDYTNLLREFFEVMDLDEVILVGHSMGGAIALDYAIKYQDSLKALGLVATGAKFEISTQTLIKMKDNIESIFGALDKAKEKMKDIDERLVTNDINVMLGDVVAARKFNVTSQLSTIQIPTLVVCGTEDPLIQISMAEYLRDHIPGAQLALIKGAGHMVMVEYPQEFNTILEQFVINLMVNSLWD; via the coding sequence ATGCCCTATATAAATATTAAAGACAATAAGATTCGATATATTGTAGTGGAGAATACCCATAAAGTAGGACATGGCGAAAAGATTTTTTTCCTTCATGGGTTGGGAGGAAATATTTATAACTGGGCGTATCAAATTAAATATTTCTCAGAATCTTATCAGGTGATTGCTTTGGAGTTACCCGGTCATGGAAGATCTCCGGGAAAAGGAGCCACCGCCATTTCCGATTATACCAACTTGCTACGAGAATTTTTTGAAGTCATGGACCTGGATGAAGTGATTTTAGTGGGTCATTCCATGGGTGGGGCTATTGCTCTAGATTATGCGATTAAATATCAAGATTCATTAAAAGCCCTTGGACTTGTAGCTACAGGAGCGAAATTTGAGATTTCTACCCAAACCCTCATAAAAATGAAGGACAACATTGAGTCTATTTTTGGAGCTTTGGATAAAGCCAAGGAAAAAATGAAAGATATCGATGAACGGTTGGTGACCAACGATATCAATGTGATGCTGGGAGATGTGGTGGCTGCCAGAAAGTTTAACGTAACCTCCCAGTTATCGACCATTCAAATTCCAACTTTAGTCGTTTGTGGTACCGAAGATCCCTTAATTCAAATCTCAATGGCCGAATATCTCCGGGATCACATTCCGGGTGCTCAACTTGCCCTCATTAAAGGAGCCGGTCATATGGTCATGGTAGAATACCCCCAAGAGTTTAACACCATTTTGGAGCAGTTTGTTATTAACTTAATGGTAAACTCTTTATGGGACTAA
- a CDS encoding KH domain-containing protein produces MKELVEYIAKLLVDEPEKVQATEVQSEKTIVVELRVAQSDIGKIIGKQGRTARALRTILNAAGRKVGTRCILEILE; encoded by the coding sequence ATGAAGGAGCTGGTTGAGTATATAGCTAAGTTGTTGGTGGATGAACCGGAGAAAGTTCAAGCGACGGAAGTGCAGAGTGAGAAAACGATTGTTGTCGAGCTTCGGGTAGCCCAGAGTGATATTGGAAAAATTATCGGAAAGCAGGGAAGGACCGCACGTGCTTTACGGACGATTTTGAATGCTGCCGGACGCAAAGTTGGAACCCGATGCATCCTTGAAATCTTAGAATAA
- a CDS encoding dienelactone hydrolase family protein has protein sequence MLFRPNRRQKYVWSSLTVIILFLSLLFLSTELYKERDFSQIFLDRKGSLVEIEERSLDPKKYEIRLRSSNGLTVEGFIKIPDSSTLSAPAVIVFNGLETGAWVVDLIGGVQEVEETVIMAMNYPYKGEVSLEGAQLLLTLLQFRQAIFDTVVGGLLMVDYLTQRKGVDPERITMVGISFGSPFAVVVSALDPRIRGVAIHYGGGDLEKLLFHNIQSGNWISRKLLSSLGALILAPIEPLKYIDRIAPRPLFMINGEQDERIPQESARTLFQKAHFPKEMVWLESDHVYPSKTELIQELTRRTAQWMKKNHLLKVFPK, from the coding sequence ATGTTATTTCGCCCAAACAGAAGGCAAAAATATGTGTGGTCCTCCCTCACCGTGATCATCCTTTTTTTATCTCTGCTGTTTCTTTCCACGGAACTCTATAAGGAACGGGACTTCAGCCAGATTTTCCTGGATCGGAAAGGAAGTCTCGTCGAGATTGAAGAACGGTCCCTGGATCCTAAAAAGTATGAAATTCGGCTTCGTAGCTCAAATGGTCTTACCGTGGAGGGATTTATTAAAATTCCGGATTCTTCGACCCTATCTGCACCGGCGGTTATTGTTTTTAATGGGCTGGAGACCGGAGCCTGGGTGGTGGATCTGATCGGTGGCGTCCAGGAAGTTGAGGAGACGGTGATCATGGCGATGAATTATCCTTACAAGGGAGAGGTTTCCCTGGAAGGAGCTCAACTCCTATTGACACTTCTTCAGTTTCGCCAGGCTATTTTTGATACCGTTGTCGGTGGTTTACTTATGGTGGATTACCTGACCCAACGTAAAGGGGTAGACCCCGAACGGATTACCATGGTCGGGATCAGTTTTGGAAGTCCTTTTGCCGTGGTAGTGAGTGCCCTGGATCCTAGAATTCGGGGAGTGGCCATTCATTATGGCGGAGGGGATCTGGAAAAGCTTCTTTTCCATAATATTCAATCGGGAAATTGGATTTCCAGAAAGTTGCTGAGCTCTCTGGGTGCCCTGATTTTGGCACCCATAGAACCCCTCAAATATATCGACCGCATAGCGCCTCGACCTCTTTTTATGATTAATGGGGAACAGGATGAAAGAATCCCCCAGGAGAGTGCCAGGACCTTGTTCCAAAAAGCCCATTTCCCCAAAGAGATGGTTTGGCTGGAGTCCGATCATGTTTATCCTTCCAAAACAGAGTTGATCCAGGAATTAACCCGCAGAACCGCTCAGTGGATGAAAAAGAACCATCTTCTTAAGGTCTTTCCAAAGTAA
- the pyrF gene encoding orotidine-5'-phosphate decarboxylase: MSGIKPKSFKKRFDKTLKGLYPIGMGESFQKLLERRWEKGFFVCIGLDSELGKIPKVARAGSVKETLLKFNREIIEATGDLVCAYKPNIAFYEAEGPEGLEALISTVGFIHATYPEVPVILDAKRADIGHTNAAYVKAMFDIYGGDALTVHPYVGQEALQTFLDRKEKGIFVLCRTSNPGAGEFQDLQVLKEGQRLPLYQVVAHQVATKWNRNQNCGLVVGASYPRELKEIRRIAGDLPVLLPGIGAQGAELTQALAAGLDSKGTGLIVNASRSIIFASSEADFALAARRETENLHKAIQQYRLSLNLAKLTGREF, translated from the coding sequence TTGAGTGGAATCAAACCGAAATCCTTCAAGAAAAGGTTTGACAAAACCCTGAAAGGGCTATATCCCATAGGTATGGGAGAATCCTTTCAAAAACTTCTGGAGAGACGATGGGAAAAAGGATTTTTTGTCTGCATAGGTTTAGATTCAGAGCTCGGGAAAATTCCCAAGGTTGCCCGGGCAGGTTCTGTCAAGGAAACCCTTTTAAAATTTAATCGGGAAATTATTGAAGCTACGGGAGACCTGGTCTGTGCCTATAAACCCAATATAGCTTTTTATGAAGCGGAAGGACCCGAGGGTTTGGAAGCCCTTATCTCTACAGTGGGATTTATCCATGCTACTTATCCCGAGGTTCCCGTTATTCTCGATGCTAAACGGGCCGATATCGGACATACCAATGCCGCCTATGTAAAAGCCATGTTCGATATCTATGGCGGAGATGCTCTAACCGTTCATCCTTATGTGGGACAAGAAGCCCTTCAAACTTTCCTGGATCGGAAAGAGAAGGGAATCTTTGTCCTCTGTCGAACTTCAAATCCAGGGGCCGGAGAATTCCAAGATTTACAGGTCCTCAAAGAAGGGCAAAGGTTACCCCTTTATCAAGTCGTTGCCCATCAGGTGGCAACAAAATGGAATCGTAACCAGAATTGTGGGCTTGTGGTAGGAGCCTCTTACCCGAGAGAACTTAAAGAAATCCGACGGATCGCAGGAGATCTGCCTGTTTTATTGCCCGGCATTGGAGCCCAGGGTGCCGAACTTACCCAGGCCCTCGCAGCCGGATTGGATTCGAAGGGTACTGGACTCATTGTGAACGCCTCACGGAGTATTATTTTTGCCTCTTCAGAAGCCGATTTTGCCCTGGCAGCCCGACGAGAAACCGAAAATCTCCATAAGGCTATCCAACAGTATAGATTAAGCCTTAATTTAGCTAAGTTAACAGGTCGAGAATTTTAG
- the hflK gene encoding FtsH protease activity modulator HflK — protein MPWKDRNPRRGPGGDFDEEPEFKLPGLDLPRVFWPKTFNLVIILVVVLGLFIAAGVYKVNLGEVGVVKRFGKLNRIVSPGLHYRIPFIEEVATPKVEEAKREEIGFRTIDPGPPAKYQDVPKESLMLTGDENIIDIDVIVQYRIKDAAAYLFNVRDQQKTVRDAAEAAIREIIGNRTIDEALTTGKTDIQNSTRELLQQILDKYQSGIVIEMVQLQDVHPPQQVFAAFRDVASAREDRNRLINEAQGYRNDIIPKAEGAAAEIIQQAEAYKQERINRALGDVTRFRQILTEYQKAKEITKQRLYLETMDEILPGIDKYIIDETSQKGLLPILQLNKEEYRKDENHPVGNASEERKGGNP, from the coding sequence ATGCCTTGGAAAGACAGAAATCCCAGACGAGGTCCTGGAGGGGATTTTGATGAAGAACCCGAGTTTAAATTACCCGGTTTAGATTTACCCCGGGTGTTCTGGCCGAAAACTTTTAATCTGGTAATTATTTTGGTGGTGGTTCTGGGACTTTTTATAGCCGCCGGAGTCTATAAGGTGAACCTGGGTGAGGTGGGAGTGGTCAAGCGTTTCGGTAAACTCAACCGGATCGTCAGTCCGGGCTTACATTATCGAATTCCCTTCATCGAAGAGGTAGCAACTCCCAAAGTAGAAGAAGCTAAACGCGAAGAAATCGGCTTTAGGACCATAGATCCGGGCCCCCCGGCCAAATATCAGGATGTACCTAAAGAATCCCTCATGCTCACCGGAGATGAAAACATTATCGATATCGATGTCATTGTACAATATCGAATTAAGGATGCAGCCGCCTATTTGTTTAACGTGAGAGATCAACAAAAAACCGTGCGAGATGCTGCCGAAGCGGCTATCCGAGAGATTATAGGGAATCGAACCATTGATGAAGCTTTAACGACCGGGAAAACAGATATTCAGAACAGCACCCGGGAACTCCTTCAACAGATTTTAGATAAATACCAAAGTGGAATCGTCATCGAAATGGTTCAGCTCCAAGATGTTCATCCCCCCCAGCAGGTTTTTGCTGCATTTCGAGATGTAGCCAGTGCAAGGGAAGATCGCAATCGACTCATCAACGAAGCCCAAGGGTATCGAAACGACATTATTCCTAAAGCAGAAGGGGCGGCGGCTGAAATTATTCAGCAGGCGGAAGCTTACAAGCAAGAGAGAATCAACCGGGCCCTTGGGGATGTTACCCGATTCCGCCAGATTCTGACGGAATACCAAAAGGCTAAGGAGATCACCAAGCAGCGGTTGTATCTCGAAACCATGGATGAGATCTTACCGGGTATCGATAAGTACATTATCGATGAAACTTCCCAAAAAGGATTGTTACCCATACTCCAGCTCAATAAAGAAGAATACCGTAAAGACGAGAATCATCCGGTTGGAAATGCATCCGAGGAAAGAAAAGGAGGAAATCCATGA
- the fusA gene encoding elongation factor G → MEPSLDKIRNLGIMAHIDAGKTTVTERILYYTGRSHKMGEVDEGSATMDWMPQEQERGITITAAVTTCTWKGCQINIIDTPGHVDFTIEVERALRVLDGAIAVFCGVEGVEPQSEKVWRQADRYHLPRIAFVNKMDRVGADFFRAIQSMEEKLKARVVPIQLPWGGEGDFRGVIDLIEMKGLLWQDELGTQIAEVEIPVDKIQEAKKYRDRLIETLAETDDVLLDKYLNEVPLTAEEIKASLRKETLQGRLFPVLCGSALKNKGIQPLLDAVIDYLPSPIEVPITRGINPLTQQEEIRKPDSTEPLSALVFKVMTHLEGPTIFYTRIYSGTLSVGDTVYNPRSCKREKVLRVLQLHANKINQIDKAYPGAIIGIIGLKFTTTGDTLCDEAHPILLQSIEFPEPVISVAIEPRTQADQENLDEALRKLANEDPTFQVKKNEETGQTIISGMGELHLEILVDRLLREHKVKARVGKPQVAFKETIRKKVEVEGKFIKQTGGRDHYGHVWLRVEPNERGKGFKFETDLKEGTLPPIYIAAVEAGIRDTLGSGVLAGYPIVDVKVTLFGGSYHEEHSSELAFKIAAATAFNDACRKADPVLLEPIMRVEVNTPKAYTGEVIEDLNTRKGKIQGLETRETTEIIKALVPLSQMFGYTTSLRSLTQGRATFSMELSHYDEV, encoded by the coding sequence ATGGAACCCTCCCTAGATAAGATCCGTAACCTGGGCATTATGGCCCATATCGATGCCGGTAAAACAACCGTCACGGAGCGAATCCTGTACTATACCGGGCGCTCTCATAAAATGGGGGAGGTTGACGAGGGATCTGCCACGATGGATTGGATGCCCCAGGAACAGGAACGGGGCATTACGATTACCGCGGCAGTTACAACCTGTACCTGGAAAGGTTGTCAGATTAATATCATCGATACGCCGGGTCATGTGGATTTCACCATTGAAGTCGAACGGGCTTTAAGAGTTCTGGATGGAGCCATAGCCGTTTTCTGTGGGGTAGAGGGTGTAGAGCCTCAATCTGAAAAGGTGTGGCGGCAGGCGGATCGTTACCATCTTCCCCGGATAGCTTTTGTCAATAAAATGGATCGGGTTGGGGCCGATTTCTTTCGGGCCATCCAGAGCATGGAAGAAAAACTGAAAGCCCGGGTTGTTCCTATTCAACTCCCCTGGGGAGGAGAAGGTGATTTCCGGGGGGTTATTGACCTTATTGAAATGAAGGGCCTTCTCTGGCAGGATGAATTGGGGACGCAAATTGCAGAGGTTGAAATTCCGGTGGATAAGATCCAGGAGGCGAAAAAATACCGAGACAGGCTCATAGAGACCCTGGCCGAGACGGATGATGTTCTGCTCGATAAGTATCTCAATGAAGTACCTTTGACGGCCGAAGAAATAAAAGCCTCCTTACGGAAAGAGACGTTACAGGGCCGGCTCTTTCCCGTACTTTGCGGTTCAGCTTTAAAAAATAAAGGCATACAACCTCTGCTCGATGCCGTCATCGACTATCTCCCTTCTCCCATAGAAGTTCCTATAACCCGAGGAATAAATCCCCTCACCCAGCAGGAAGAAATTCGTAAGCCGGATTCTACAGAACCTCTGTCGGCTCTTGTATTTAAAGTCATGACCCATCTGGAAGGTCCCACCATCTTTTATACCCGGATTTATTCCGGTACGTTGTCAGTGGGAGATACCGTCTATAATCCACGTTCGTGTAAGAGGGAAAAAGTTCTGAGGGTCCTTCAACTCCATGCCAACAAAATCAACCAAATCGATAAGGCTTATCCGGGGGCCATCATCGGGATTATCGGCTTGAAGTTCACCACGACCGGGGATACCCTCTGTGACGAAGCCCATCCCATTCTCCTGCAATCCATTGAGTTTCCAGAACCGGTCATCTCCGTTGCTATTGAGCCGAGAACCCAGGCCGATCAGGAAAACCTGGACGAAGCTCTTCGAAAATTGGCCAACGAGGATCCCACTTTTCAAGTTAAGAAAAATGAGGAGACCGGCCAGACGATTATTTCCGGAATGGGGGAGCTCCATCTGGAAATTCTCGTGGATCGACTCCTGCGGGAACATAAGGTCAAAGCTCGGGTTGGAAAGCCCCAGGTGGCCTTTAAAGAGACGATTCGGAAGAAAGTAGAAGTGGAAGGGAAGTTCATCAAACAAACCGGGGGAAGGGACCATTATGGGCATGTGTGGTTGCGGGTAGAACCCAATGAAAGGGGAAAGGGTTTTAAGTTCGAAACCGATCTAAAAGAAGGAACCTTACCGCCGATATATATTGCTGCAGTGGAAGCAGGGATTCGGGATACATTGGGAAGCGGGGTATTGGCCGGATACCCCATAGTGGATGTCAAAGTCACCCTCTTCGGAGGTTCTTACCATGAAGAACATTCTTCGGAACTGGCTTTTAAGATCGCGGCTGCAACGGCCTTCAATGATGCCTGTCGAAAAGCAGATCCGGTGCTTCTAGAACCGATTATGCGGGTCGAGGTTAACACCCCCAAGGCCTATACCGGTGAGGTCATAGAAGATCTAAATACCCGTAAAGGAAAAATTCAAGGATTGGAAACCCGAGAAACTACGGAAATTATTAAGGCTCTGGTCCCTTTGTCGCAAATGTTCGGCTATACCACCAGTCTCAGATCTCTGACTCAAGGCCGGGCAACCTTCTCTATGGAACTGTCTCACTATGACGAAGTCTAA
- a CDS encoding CPBP family intramembrane glutamic endopeptidase produces MKGKNWVILPLIVFLTTIFSVYVLTLKLDLQSQLAAITLFIFLISLYLLLGIPELVEKLKENIRFNCAKVFGIALILLIMYAFYALSVAGFRWEDVGIYALYLFIPAFILLVARPKTDGLTIQDVLVITTLWVPLLGGWIRLVSIPVEHGESLDRVLGLIWGIFLFLVVRPLERVGYTFQLHRNDIRWAGLYFAVFVAFFAIPIAVPTHFITIPPTLKSGTQIFISLVLIAFSIALPEELVFRGVIHNLISQRLKEKPYVALMISSAIFGLSHIHRPDSPNWVYVILATLAGWFYGLTYIRTGKVTAAAITHWLVDSYWRIFFQ; encoded by the coding sequence ATGAAAGGTAAGAACTGGGTTATTCTTCCACTCATCGTTTTTTTAACGACAATTTTTTCTGTATACGTATTAACTCTTAAATTAGATCTTCAAAGTCAGCTTGCGGCCATTACTCTGTTCATATTCCTTATATCCCTCTATCTTCTGCTCGGGATTCCTGAATTAGTCGAAAAATTAAAGGAAAACATCAGGTTTAATTGCGCGAAGGTTTTCGGTATAGCATTGATTCTGCTTATTATGTATGCTTTTTACGCACTTTCCGTTGCCGGATTTCGTTGGGAAGATGTGGGGATATATGCGTTATATCTTTTCATTCCTGCTTTCATCCTCCTGGTTGCGAGGCCAAAAACGGATGGATTAACCATCCAGGATGTGTTGGTGATTACGACCCTCTGGGTTCCCCTCCTGGGAGGGTGGATCCGGCTGGTTAGTATTCCGGTAGAGCATGGGGAATCTCTGGATAGAGTCCTGGGCCTGATCTGGGGGATTTTTCTTTTTCTGGTTGTACGCCCTTTAGAGAGGGTAGGTTATACTTTTCAGTTGCATAGGAACGATATCCGGTGGGCAGGTCTTTACTTTGCCGTATTTGTCGCTTTTTTTGCCATTCCCATTGCCGTACCTACCCATTTCATTACCATACCCCCGACCCTGAAATCAGGTACTCAGATCTTTATCTCTCTGGTTCTTATTGCATTTTCCATTGCTTTACCTGAAGAATTGGTCTTTCGTGGAGTGATTCACAACCTGATTTCTCAGCGATTGAAGGAAAAACCCTACGTGGCTTTAATGATCTCCTCGGCCATTTTCGGTCTATCTCACATTCACCGGCCCGATTCCCCGAACTGGGTCTATGTGATTCTGGCCACCCTGGCCGGATGGTTTTATGGGCTTACCTATATAAGAACCGGAAAAGTTACGGCTGCTGCCATTACCCATTGGCTGGTGGATAGCTACTGGCGCATATTTTTCCAGTAG
- a CDS encoding copper ion binding protein yields the protein MIEKTTIFIEGMSCNHCKMTLEKGIGGLKGVSSVKVDLDQNQAEVQFDPDEISLTDIKKKIVDLGYKV from the coding sequence ATGATTGAAAAAACCACTATTTTCATCGAAGGAATGAGCTGCAATCATTGTAAAATGACCCTGGAAAAAGGTATCGGTGGCTTGAAAGGAGTCTCCTCGGTCAAAGTGGATCTCGATCAGAATCAGGCAGAAGTTCAATTTGATCCCGACGAGATATCCTTGACAGATATTAAAAAGAAAATTGTTGATTTAGGCTATAAGGTTTAG
- a CDS encoding amidohydrolase family protein, which yields MGKNNLLKLPGLIDPHVHLRDPGSTEKEDFFTGTCAAVAGGYTAIIDMPNNPHPITSEEALSEKISLASRKIVCDVGFHFGASPSNYPVYKQIEAKVKGLKLYLNQTTGPLLIKDLEAILNIFQHWPGQKPILVHAEGVTVAMVLALSYLYRKSVHFCHISQKSEIELIKKAKEQGFPVTCEVTPHHLFLTQEDVKSLGGFGIMKPPLPSKRDQQALWENLAVVDLVASDHAPHTLAEKQSPQPPFGVPGLETTLPLLLTAVFEKRLTLERLVELTFLNPSRIFKIQQDPTTFTEVDPQESYFIQGSELKTKCRWSPFQDWRVCGRVRRVTLRGQIVFEQGQVLVPPGFGRILY from the coding sequence ATGGGTAAAAATAACCTTCTAAAACTCCCGGGACTCATTGATCCCCACGTGCACTTGCGAGATCCCGGGAGTACGGAGAAAGAAGATTTTTTTACAGGCACCTGTGCGGCAGTAGCCGGAGGCTATACGGCTATTATAGACATGCCCAATAACCCCCATCCCATCACCAGCGAAGAAGCCCTCTCCGAGAAAATATCCCTGGCGAGCCGAAAAATCGTCTGCGATGTAGGGTTTCATTTCGGAGCGTCTCCCTCAAACTATCCGGTTTATAAGCAAATTGAAGCTAAAGTAAAAGGTTTGAAGCTTTACCTGAATCAAACGACGGGCCCTCTACTTATAAAGGATCTCGAAGCTATTCTAAATATTTTTCAACACTGGCCCGGTCAGAAACCTATTCTGGTCCACGCAGAAGGGGTCACGGTTGCCATGGTGCTGGCTTTAAGCTATTTATACCGAAAGTCGGTCCATTTTTGCCATATCAGCCAAAAATCCGAAATCGAGCTTATTAAAAAGGCAAAAGAGCAGGGCTTTCCTGTTACCTGCGAAGTAACCCCCCATCATTTGTTTTTAACTCAAGAGGATGTTAAAAGTCTCGGTGGATTTGGCATTATGAAACCCCCCCTGCCCTCTAAACGAGATCAACAGGCGCTCTGGGAAAACCTGGCAGTTGTCGACCTGGTTGCTTCGGATCATGCGCCCCATACCCTGGCTGAAAAGCAAAGTCCTCAACCCCCTTTTGGAGTCCCGGGTTTAGAGACCACCCTTCCTCTTCTTTTAACGGCTGTATTTGAAAAACGATTGACCCTGGAACGTCTGGTTGAATTAACCTTCCTGAATCCCTCTCGTATTTTTAAGATTCAACAAGATCCGACCACATTCACAGAAGTGGATCCCCAGGAAAGCTATTTTATTCAAGGCTCCGAACTTAAAACCAAATGCCGTTGGTCTCCCTTTCAAGACTGGAGGGTCTGCGGAAGGGTCCGACGCGTAACCCTTCGAGGTCAAATCGTTTTTGAACAGGGACAGGTGCTGGTGCCCCCAGGTTTTGGGCGCATATTGTACTGA
- the hflC gene encoding protease modulator HflC yields the protein MKSSLSTIALLVVVLILINSLFYTVDETEQAVVTQFGKFVKTVTEPGLHVKVPFLQQVTLFEDRVLGYDAAPKEVISRDKKAIVMDNYAKWRIEDAQKFYESVRDEARAQFRIDDIIYSELRAELGMHDFASIIGKERSQIMDKVTENSNRQASKYGIEIVDVRIKRADLPPENEKSIFGRMETERQREAKQYRSEGAREATKIRAEADKERAIILAEAYKKEQQIKGEGDAEAIKIYAEAYQQDPEFYGFIRTLEAYKRSLKERSTLVLSPNSEFLKYLTRFNLDSDSRHNQTNNKEDHGK from the coding sequence ATGAAGAGTTCACTGAGTACCATTGCTCTCCTTGTTGTCGTCTTGATTCTGATAAACTCCCTTTTTTACACTGTGGATGAAACCGAGCAAGCCGTGGTCACCCAATTCGGTAAATTTGTAAAAACAGTGACAGAGCCCGGTTTACATGTCAAAGTTCCTTTTCTTCAACAGGTTACCCTCTTCGAAGATAGGGTTCTGGGATATGATGCCGCTCCTAAAGAAGTGATCAGCCGGGATAAAAAGGCGATTGTCATGGACAATTATGCCAAATGGCGCATTGAGGATGCTCAAAAGTTCTATGAAAGTGTCCGGGATGAGGCCCGTGCTCAATTCCGAATCGATGATATTATCTACTCCGAGCTGAGAGCGGAACTCGGTATGCACGATTTTGCCTCTATCATTGGAAAAGAGCGGAGCCAGATTATGGATAAGGTAACCGAGAACAGTAATCGACAGGCATCTAAATACGGAATTGAAATCGTGGATGTTCGGATTAAGCGAGCCGACTTACCCCCCGAAAACGAAAAATCTATCTTCGGGCGCATGGAAACAGAACGCCAACGAGAGGCCAAGCAATACCGCTCAGAAGGGGCAAGGGAAGCAACTAAAATACGAGCTGAAGCCGATAAAGAAAGAGCCATTATTCTGGCAGAAGCTTATAAAAAAGAACAACAAATCAAAGGAGAGGGAGATGCTGAGGCTATTAAAATCTACGCCGAAGCTTATCAGCAGGATCCAGAGTTTTACGGCTTTATCAGGACTTTAGAAGCCTACAAACGGTCCCTCAAAGAGAGATCAACCCTTGTGCTATCCCCGAATTCTGAGTTTCTAAAATATTTAACCCGGTTTAACCTGGATTCAGACTCCCGGCACAATCAGACGAACAATAAGGAAGACCATGGAAAATAA
- a CDS encoding mandelate racemase/muconate lactonizing enzyme family protein: protein MKITQIASALYRIPPLRPRKDAIQEFSAMELLLVEIFTNEGLTGVGYSYTIGQGGKAAKVLLDEDLVPCILGEDPSNVERIWQKMWWRIHAVVGGISPVAMAAVDIALWDLKAKMAKLPLYKLLGGYRDQISVYTTEGGWLNMSLEEIKEEAIKAVEEGFTGVKLKVGKEDPLEDVKRVGEVRKVIGDSVKLMVDVNQKWTSTEAITRGKQLEEFNIFWLEEPLPHDDVSGHATLKAHLTVPIALGESLYTKQAFKAYLEQKAVSILQPDVGRVGGITEWMKIAALAEAWNLPIAPHFLMEIHFHLAAAVPHALFVEYIPQLDPILEEPFKIKKGIFELPPTPGHGIRFDKGKLKAYQVL from the coding sequence ATGAAAATTACCCAAATCGCTTCGGCACTTTATCGGATTCCCCCTCTTCGTCCCAGGAAGGATGCTATTCAGGAGTTCAGTGCCATGGAACTCCTTCTGGTAGAGATCTTCACAAATGAAGGATTAACCGGGGTGGGTTACTCCTATACCATTGGACAGGGAGGCAAAGCAGCCAAGGTCCTGTTGGATGAAGATCTCGTTCCTTGCATTCTGGGCGAAGATCCTTCCAATGTGGAGCGTATCTGGCAGAAGATGTGGTGGCGAATTCATGCGGTCGTCGGTGGGATTTCTCCGGTTGCCATGGCTGCAGTGGATATAGCCTTATGGGATCTCAAAGCCAAGATGGCAAAATTACCGCTTTATAAACTCTTGGGAGGTTATCGAGATCAAATATCCGTGTACACCACAGAAGGCGGCTGGCTTAATATGAGTTTGGAGGAGATAAAGGAAGAAGCCATAAAAGCCGTCGAAGAAGGATTTACAGGGGTAAAACTGAAGGTAGGCAAGGAAGATCCCCTTGAGGACGTTAAAAGGGTTGGTGAAGTTCGTAAAGTTATAGGGGATTCTGTGAAGCTTATGGTCGATGTTAACCAAAAATGGACCTCTACGGAAGCCATTACCCGTGGGAAACAACTGGAAGAGTTTAATATTTTTTGGTTGGAGGAACCTCTCCCCCACGATGATGTGAGTGGACACGCCACCTTAAAGGCACATCTGACCGTCCCTATTGCCCTGGGAGAGAGCCTTTACACAAAGCAGGCGTTTAAAGCTTATTTGGAGCAGAAGGCTGTGAGCATTTTACAACCCGATGTGGGTCGGGTCGGGGGGATTACCGAATGGATGAAGATTGCAGCCCTGGCTGAAGCCTGGAACCTTCCGATAGCCCCTCATTTCCTGATGGAAATCCATTTTCACCTTGCCGCTGCAGTCCCCCATGCTTTGTTCGTAGAATACATTCCGCAATTGGATCCCATTTTGGAAGAACCTTTTAAAATTAAAAAGGGAATCTTCGAGCTTCCTCCAACGCCAGGCCATGGGATTCGATTCGATAAAGGCAAATTAAAAGCTTATCAGGTCCTGTGA